From the genome of Arthrobacter alpinus, one region includes:
- a CDS encoding SDR family oxidoreductase, with protein sequence MMRTVRQVVVVTGASGGIGRATAIAFGRRGATVALLARGQAGLDGAAAEVDAAGGKALTVAVDTSDFTALDAAAERVEQELGPIDVWVNVAFTSVFAPFTQIKPEEFARVTAVSYLGYVYGTMAALTRMGSRNRGTIVQVGSALAYRGIPLQSAYCGAKHAIQGFNESLRCELLHEHSGIRTTMVQMPAVNTPQFSWVLSRLPKKAQPVPPIYQPEVAARAVVYAADHPQRREYWVGGSTAATLLANAVAPGLLDAYLARTGFASQQTKERRPADQPANLWEPADAETDFGTHGAFDYRSTARSTQLWASQHHGVLAVGTAGSVLALAAAAGAMLGRWVRQ encoded by the coding sequence ATGATGAGAACAGTTCGCCAGGTGGTTGTTGTGACAGGAGCCAGTGGTGGGATTGGCCGCGCCACTGCCATTGCTTTCGGGCGTCGGGGAGCCACGGTTGCCCTGTTGGCCAGGGGCCAGGCGGGGCTCGACGGGGCCGCAGCGGAAGTTGACGCGGCCGGGGGCAAAGCGTTGACGGTGGCCGTGGATACCTCGGATTTTACGGCTCTGGATGCGGCTGCGGAGCGTGTGGAGCAGGAGCTGGGTCCTATCGATGTGTGGGTCAATGTCGCCTTCACCTCCGTCTTCGCCCCATTCACACAGATCAAACCGGAAGAGTTCGCCCGGGTCACAGCGGTGTCCTATCTGGGATACGTGTACGGGACCATGGCCGCCCTGACCCGGATGGGCAGCCGGAACCGGGGCACAATTGTTCAGGTCGGTTCCGCGCTGGCCTACCGCGGGATTCCCCTCCAAAGCGCCTACTGTGGCGCCAAACATGCCATCCAGGGATTCAACGAATCCCTGCGCTGTGAGCTGCTCCACGAGCACAGCGGTATCCGCACCACCATGGTTCAAATGCCTGCCGTGAACACCCCACAGTTCTCCTGGGTCCTGTCCCGGCTGCCCAAAAAGGCCCAGCCGGTTCCACCGATCTATCAGCCCGAGGTGGCGGCCCGCGCCGTCGTCTATGCCGCTGACCACCCACAGCGCCGCGAGTATTGGGTCGGTGGCAGCACAGCAGCAACCCTGCTGGCGAACGCCGTAGCCCCGGGGCTCCTGGATGCTTATCTGGCCCGTACTGGGTTCGCCTCGCAGCAAACCAAGGAGCGCAGGCCAGCAGACCAGCCGGCCAATCTGTGGGAACCGGCGGATGCGGAGACTGACTTCGGCACACACGGCGCGTTTGACTACCGCTCCACAGCACGGAGCACCCAGCTATGGGCATCCCAACACCACGGGGTGCTGGCAGTGGGAACCGCAGGCAGTGTGTTGGCACTGGCCGCAGCTGCAGGAGCCATGCTGGGGCGCTGGGTGCGGCAATGA
- a CDS encoding MmgE/PrpD family protein: MTIDHHVRVYKSDENLAHEDQLAYKIAKVAADPVAVTDEVTDMIINRVIDNASVAIASLNRGPIVAARAQALAHAPSTGGSGANIFGIGELVSPEWAAWANGVAVRELDYHDTFLAAEYSHPGDNIPPILAVAQHTGASGADLVRAIATGYEIQVDLVKAICLHAHKIDHVAHLGPSAAAGIGTLLGLEVETIFQAVGQGLHTTTATRQSRKGEISTWKAHAPAFAGKMAVEAADRAMRGQTSPVPIYEGEDGVIAWMLDGPNAQYTVPLPADGEAKRAIMDTYTKEHSAEYQAQAWIDLARKLHGEHPETADPANVKSVLIQTSHHTHYVIGSGANDPQKYDPTASRETLDHSIPYIFTVALQDGSWHHVDSYAPERAARPDTVELWHKVTTEEDAEWTRRYHSLDITEKAFGGTVVITLNDGTVITDSIAVADAHPLGARPFAREQYINKFRTLAAGVVAEAEINRFIAAAQKLPTLAAGELGQLNITAAPGIIDLAAAPKGLF, encoded by the coding sequence ATGACCATCGATCACCACGTTCGTGTGTACAAGAGCGACGAGAACCTGGCCCACGAAGACCAGCTGGCGTACAAGATCGCCAAGGTTGCCGCCGATCCCGTGGCTGTTACGGATGAGGTCACCGACATGATCATCAACCGTGTCATCGACAACGCTTCTGTGGCCATCGCCTCCCTGAACCGTGGGCCCATCGTTGCCGCCCGCGCCCAGGCCCTGGCACATGCACCGTCCACCGGCGGATCCGGGGCTAACATCTTCGGGATTGGCGAGCTTGTGTCCCCCGAATGGGCCGCCTGGGCCAACGGCGTGGCCGTGCGCGAGCTCGACTACCACGACACGTTCCTGGCCGCCGAGTACTCGCACCCGGGAGACAACATTCCCCCGATCCTCGCCGTCGCCCAGCACACGGGCGCCTCAGGTGCAGACCTGGTCCGCGCCATCGCCACCGGCTACGAGATCCAGGTGGACCTGGTCAAGGCCATTTGCCTGCACGCGCACAAGATCGACCACGTCGCCCACCTGGGTCCGTCCGCCGCCGCCGGGATCGGCACCTTGCTCGGCCTTGAGGTGGAGACCATCTTCCAAGCAGTTGGCCAGGGCCTGCACACCACCACGGCAACCCGCCAGTCACGCAAGGGTGAAATCTCCACCTGGAAGGCGCACGCCCCCGCCTTCGCCGGCAAGATGGCCGTTGAGGCGGCCGACCGTGCCATGCGAGGCCAGACCTCCCCTGTCCCGATCTACGAAGGCGAAGACGGTGTCATCGCCTGGATGCTGGACGGCCCCAACGCCCAGTACACCGTGCCGCTGCCGGCCGACGGCGAGGCCAAGCGCGCCATCATGGACACTTACACCAAGGAGCACTCGGCCGAGTACCAGGCTCAGGCGTGGATCGATTTGGCCCGTAAGCTGCACGGCGAACACCCCGAAACCGCGGACCCGGCCAATGTGAAGTCCGTGCTGATCCAGACCAGCCACCACACCCACTACGTGATCGGCTCCGGCGCCAACGACCCGCAGAAGTACGATCCCACCGCATCACGGGAAACCCTGGACCACTCCATCCCGTACATCTTCACGGTGGCCCTGCAGGACGGTTCATGGCACCACGTTGACTCCTACGCCCCCGAGCGTGCTGCCCGACCCGACACCGTGGAGCTGTGGCACAAGGTCACCACGGAGGAAGACGCCGAATGGACGCGCCGCTACCACTCCCTGGACATCACCGAGAAGGCCTTCGGCGGTACCGTGGTCATCACGCTCAACGACGGCACCGTCATCACCGATTCCATCGCCGTGGCGGACGCCCACCCGCTCGGCGCCCGCCCCTTCGCACGGGAGCAGTACATCAACAAGTTCCGCACACTGGCCGCCGGCGTGGTTGCCGAAGCTGAGATCAACCGCTTCATCGCAGCAGCGCAGAAGCTGCCCACCCTGGCCGCGGGTGAGCTGGGCCAGCTAAACATCACTGCCGCGCCCGGCATCATCGATCTGGCGGCAGCACCCAAGGGGCTGTTCTAA
- the prpB gene encoding methylisocitrate lyase translates to MLFSKKTPEQKRRDLRAMLVPGAAVQFPGAFNPLSARLIEEKKFDGVYISGAVLANELGFPDIGMTTLTEVAARGGQIARMTDLPCLIDADTGFGEPMNVARTIQELENAGLAGCHIEDQFNPKRCGHLDGKNMVDLDTAVKRIAAAADARRDLNFLIMARTDIRAVEGLQVAIDRAKALVDAGADAIFPEAMKSVAEFEAVCKAVDVPVLANMTEFGKSELFTRDALAAAGVAMVIYPVTLLRSAMGAAERVLDAIAVDGTQEAAVPQMLTRARLYDLVDYEAYNQFDTGIFNFQVPSLDIDTNNANL, encoded by the coding sequence ATGTTGTTCTCCAAGAAGACCCCCGAGCAGAAGCGACGGGACCTGCGCGCCATGCTGGTGCCCGGCGCTGCGGTGCAATTCCCGGGCGCGTTCAACCCTCTCTCGGCACGGTTGATCGAGGAGAAGAAGTTCGACGGCGTCTACATCTCGGGCGCGGTCCTCGCCAATGAGCTGGGGTTCCCCGACATTGGCATGACGACGCTGACCGAGGTGGCCGCCCGAGGCGGGCAGATTGCCCGCATGACGGACCTGCCGTGCCTGATAGACGCGGACACCGGCTTTGGCGAGCCCATGAACGTGGCCCGCACCATCCAGGAACTGGAGAACGCGGGGCTGGCTGGCTGCCATATTGAGGACCAGTTCAACCCCAAGCGCTGTGGTCACCTGGACGGCAAGAACATGGTGGATTTGGACACGGCGGTCAAGCGGATCGCCGCCGCGGCTGATGCCCGCCGCGATCTGAACTTCCTGATAATGGCCCGCACCGACATTCGGGCCGTGGAGGGTTTGCAGGTCGCCATTGACCGGGCCAAGGCCCTCGTGGATGCCGGGGCAGACGCGATCTTCCCAGAGGCCATGAAGTCTGTTGCCGAATTTGAGGCAGTTTGTAAGGCGGTGGATGTTCCGGTGCTGGCGAACATGACCGAGTTCGGCAAGAGTGAGCTATTCACTCGTGACGCATTGGCTGCGGCCGGGGTGGCCATGGTTATCTACCCGGTGACACTCTTGCGCAGCGCCATGGGGGCGGCCGAGCGTGTTTTGGACGCCATTGCAGTGGATGGGACCCAGGAAGCCGCCGTTCCGCAGATGCTGACGCGGGCGCGCCTTTACGATCTGGTTGACTATGAGGCGTATAACCAGTTTGATACAGGAATCTTCAACTTCCAGGTCCCCAGCTTGGACATTGATACCAACAACGCGAACCTCTAG
- a CDS encoding 8-oxo-dGTP diphosphatase, with the protein MTAASVTLCFLLRTHQGHEEVLLGRKKTGFGTGKVVGIGGHVEPGESVEEAICREVAEESGITVMPQDLIPAGTVDFVFPAKPAWDMFTTVFLGRAFTGEAAESDEIAPQWYPVGQLPADQMWADAVHWLPAFLSGGRGHWRVVLNPDNETVASSTHTLES; encoded by the coding sequence ATGACTGCCGCTTCCGTCACCCTGTGTTTCTTGCTCCGCACCCACCAGGGGCACGAGGAGGTGCTGCTTGGCCGGAAGAAGACGGGTTTTGGTACCGGAAAAGTGGTGGGGATCGGTGGCCATGTGGAGCCGGGGGAGAGCGTCGAGGAGGCGATCTGCCGCGAGGTGGCGGAAGAATCCGGCATTACGGTCATGCCCCAAGACCTGATCCCCGCTGGCACCGTGGATTTCGTGTTCCCCGCCAAGCCCGCCTGGGACATGTTCACCACGGTCTTCCTGGGCCGTGCCTTCACCGGGGAAGCTGCCGAAAGTGACGAGATTGCACCCCAGTGGTATCCGGTGGGCCAACTGCCCGCAGATCAGATGTGGGCCGACGCCGTCCACTGGCTTCCGGCGTTTCTCTCCGGCGGGCGCGGGCACTGGCGTGTGGTGCTCAATCCTGACAACGAAACCGTCGCCTCCAGCACGCACACCTTAGAGAGCTAA
- a CDS encoding AMP-binding protein yields the protein MGQNIIGYRDEYQRSLDDPEGFWLDAAQAVEWTVPPTQAFDGGQGPAGRWFPDGEMNTAYNALDRHVAAGRGEQPALIHDSAMTGAQRSYSYSELTDQVARFAGVLRAQGVRKGDRVLIYMPMIPEAAIAMLAAARLGAIHSVVFGGFAASELATRLKDATPVVLVTTTGGLEPNRAIEYLPTVHEALTKAGTPELPVIIKHREGFTGLPEGLELNFTDWDAALAAAEPAECVPVKASDPLYILYTSGTTGTPKGVVRDNGGHAVALLWTMAKLYNIGAGDVWWTASDVGWVVGHSYIVYGPLLAGATTLMYEGKPVGTPDAGAFWRVIEAHRVKALFTAPTALRAIRKMDPEAALLKKYDVGTLQTLFTAGERLDTDTYHWAKKVLGIPVVDHWWQTETGWGIVGNPQGMDPLPIKAGSPSLPLPGYDLRILDGFGEEVAAGEEGNIVLALPLPPGTLTTLWGNDQRYVDSYLGAFPGFYATGDSGYRDGDGYVFVMGRTDDIINVAGHRLSTGAMEQVVGTHPAVAECAVIGVVDALKGQKAMGFVVLKAGVSIDPEVLERELVALVRREIGPVADFKNAVVVDALPKTRSGKILRKTMRQIADGEQYTVPSTIEDPAVIEVLAPLLLATRAPQ from the coding sequence ATGGGCCAGAACATCATCGGCTACCGGGACGAATACCAACGCAGCCTCGATGACCCCGAGGGGTTCTGGCTCGACGCTGCCCAGGCTGTGGAATGGACGGTTCCCCCTACCCAGGCTTTCGACGGCGGACAAGGGCCCGCAGGTCGCTGGTTCCCGGATGGTGAGATGAACACCGCCTACAACGCCCTGGATCGCCACGTTGCGGCCGGCCGTGGCGAGCAACCGGCCCTCATTCATGACTCAGCGATGACAGGCGCCCAGCGAAGCTATAGCTACAGCGAGCTGACCGATCAGGTGGCCCGCTTCGCCGGCGTGCTCCGGGCCCAGGGCGTGCGCAAGGGGGACCGGGTGCTGATCTACATGCCCATGATCCCGGAGGCGGCCATCGCCATGTTGGCGGCAGCACGACTGGGTGCCATCCACTCGGTGGTGTTTGGGGGCTTCGCTGCCAGTGAGCTGGCCACGCGCCTCAAGGACGCCACACCCGTGGTGCTTGTGACCACCACCGGCGGCCTGGAACCGAACCGCGCCATAGAGTACCTGCCCACGGTTCACGAGGCGCTCACAAAAGCTGGCACCCCGGAGCTGCCCGTCATCATCAAGCACCGTGAAGGGTTCACCGGGCTGCCGGAGGGCCTTGAGCTGAACTTCACCGACTGGGACGCCGCGCTCGCCGCTGCTGAACCGGCCGAGTGCGTGCCTGTCAAGGCGAGCGACCCGCTCTACATTCTTTACACCTCCGGCACTACCGGCACGCCCAAGGGGGTAGTGCGCGACAACGGGGGACACGCCGTCGCACTTCTGTGGACCATGGCCAAGCTGTACAACATTGGGGCCGGGGACGTGTGGTGGACGGCGTCGGACGTGGGCTGGGTGGTGGGCCACTCCTACATTGTCTACGGACCGCTGCTGGCCGGTGCCACCACGCTCATGTACGAGGGCAAGCCCGTGGGTACCCCGGACGCCGGCGCGTTCTGGCGCGTCATCGAGGCGCACCGGGTCAAGGCGTTGTTCACGGCGCCGACCGCCCTGCGCGCCATCCGCAAGATGGACCCGGAGGCTGCACTGCTCAAGAAGTACGACGTCGGCACTCTACAAACGCTGTTTACCGCCGGTGAGCGGTTGGACACCGACACCTACCACTGGGCCAAGAAGGTGCTCGGGATCCCCGTCGTGGACCACTGGTGGCAGACCGAAACCGGATGGGGCATTGTGGGCAACCCGCAGGGCATGGACCCGCTGCCCATCAAGGCCGGCTCGCCGTCGCTGCCGCTACCCGGCTACGACCTGCGCATCCTAGACGGGTTCGGGGAGGAAGTGGCTGCCGGGGAGGAGGGCAACATTGTGCTGGCCCTTCCGCTGCCCCCGGGCACGCTGACCACCTTGTGGGGCAACGACCAGCGCTATGTCGATTCATACTTGGGCGCCTTCCCCGGCTTTTACGCCACCGGGGATTCCGGCTACCGGGACGGGGACGGCTACGTGTTTGTTATGGGCCGCACGGACGACATCATCAACGTCGCCGGGCACCGGCTGTCCACCGGCGCCATGGAACAAGTCGTGGGCACTCACCCGGCCGTCGCCGAATGCGCCGTCATCGGTGTGGTCGATGCGCTGAAGGGGCAAAAGGCCATGGGCTTTGTGGTGCTCAAGGCCGGGGTCTCGATCGATCCGGAGGTGCTGGAGCGCGAGCTGGTGGCGCTGGTGCGGCGCGAGATCGGGCCCGTGGCCGACTTCAAGAACGCCGTCGTTGTGGATGCGCTGCCCAAGACCCGTTCCGGGAAGATCCTGCGCAAGACCATGCGCCAGATTGCCGACGGCGAGCAGTACACGGTGCCCTCCACCATTGAGGACCCGGCCGTCATCGAGGTGTTGGCCCCGCTGCTGCTCGCCACGCGGGCACCACAGTAG
- a CDS encoding cupin domain-containing protein has protein sequence MEKSSLTALARELLGAAKTKNSGRSARTVYGGHECVLRQTVVALTAGSSLDEHDNPGEATVQVLTGRIVLVSGEVRWEGSPGDHLVVPVARHSVDALEDSAFLLTVAKP, from the coding sequence ATGGAGAAGTCATCGTTAACGGCACTGGCCAGGGAACTGCTGGGGGCTGCCAAAACCAAGAACAGCGGGCGCAGCGCACGGACGGTTTATGGCGGGCACGAATGTGTTTTGCGTCAAACAGTCGTTGCCCTCACGGCCGGCTCCTCACTTGATGAGCACGATAATCCTGGTGAGGCCACCGTCCAGGTCCTGACCGGGCGAATCGTGCTCGTGTCCGGGGAAGTCAGGTGGGAGGGTTCGCCGGGTGACCACTTGGTGGTTCCCGTGGCGCGTCACTCCGTGGATGCCCTGGAGGATTCAGCGTTTCTGCTGACTGTCGCCAAGCCGTAG
- a CDS encoding glycoside hydrolase family 15 protein, whose translation MSAVIQGPESPHVLREYAMIADGQRAALIGPRGDVAWMCVPRWDSEAVFSSLIGGGGTFAVTPLSARYVWGGSYQDGTLIWTSRWVTSEGIIECREALAQPADPRTAVLLRRLRAVSGPATMRVVLETGAGFGKYGMNRLKCADGVWTGRSGNLHVRLAGASEATMRDGVLHLCLELPSGGGHDLVLELSDEPFTSGPVDADAAWAGTERCWEDAVPALLDTIAPDDARQSYAMLRGMTGGSGAMVAAATLGLPERAQEKRNYDYRYAWIRDQCYAGQAVAACGAYPLLDDSVRFVTSRLLEDGPDLKPAYTVTGGRVPDEADLGLPGYPGGSAKVGNWVNEQFQLDAFGETLLLLAAAAAHDRLDLENWRAAEVAVQAITERWQEPDAGIWELNNEKWAHSRLICAAGLRSIAIHAPAAQGGGWTSLADAIVADTARDSLHLSGRWQRSPTDDRVDASLLLPILRGAIPATDPRSLATVEAVRADLGREGYLYRFSQDGRPLAQAEGAFLLCGFDMAMALHQQGLEVQAMHWFERNRAACATTGLFTEEYDVEQRQLRGNFPQAFVHAAMLEAAKRLAKPSVLTHESP comes from the coding sequence ATGTCGGCCGTCATTCAGGGACCCGAATCGCCTCACGTGTTGCGCGAGTACGCCATGATTGCCGACGGTCAACGGGCGGCATTGATCGGACCCCGCGGGGATGTCGCGTGGATGTGTGTGCCGCGCTGGGACAGTGAGGCAGTCTTTTCTTCCCTGATTGGTGGTGGCGGCACCTTTGCGGTAACTCCCCTTAGCGCCCGGTACGTCTGGGGTGGCAGCTATCAGGATGGGACACTGATCTGGACAAGCCGCTGGGTCACCAGCGAGGGAATCATCGAATGCCGGGAGGCACTGGCGCAGCCAGCGGATCCGCGTACGGCAGTGCTGTTGCGCAGGCTGCGTGCAGTCTCCGGTCCCGCCACCATGAGGGTGGTCCTTGAAACCGGTGCTGGCTTCGGCAAATACGGGATGAATCGGCTCAAATGTGCTGACGGTGTATGGACGGGACGCAGCGGAAACTTGCATGTGCGTTTGGCCGGTGCTTCGGAGGCAACAATGCGCGACGGCGTGCTGCACTTGTGCTTGGAGCTTCCCTCTGGTGGTGGCCATGATCTGGTGTTGGAACTTTCAGATGAGCCGTTTACCTCGGGTCCGGTGGATGCGGACGCGGCGTGGGCCGGAACGGAGCGTTGCTGGGAGGACGCCGTCCCGGCGCTGCTGGACACTATCGCCCCCGACGATGCCCGGCAGTCCTATGCCATGTTGCGCGGCATGACCGGTGGCAGTGGCGCCATGGTGGCGGCAGCGACCCTGGGCCTGCCCGAGCGTGCCCAGGAGAAACGAAATTACGACTACCGTTATGCTTGGATCCGGGACCAGTGTTACGCCGGACAGGCTGTCGCGGCGTGTGGCGCCTACCCGTTGCTCGATGATTCCGTGCGGTTCGTGACCAGCAGGCTACTGGAGGACGGGCCAGATCTGAAGCCGGCGTATACGGTCACCGGCGGACGGGTTCCAGACGAAGCGGATCTTGGACTCCCAGGGTATCCGGGTGGTTCGGCGAAGGTCGGGAACTGGGTCAATGAACAATTCCAGCTCGATGCCTTCGGCGAGACGTTGCTGCTCCTCGCCGCTGCCGCAGCCCATGACCGCCTGGATCTGGAGAATTGGCGGGCTGCCGAGGTGGCGGTTCAGGCCATCACGGAGCGCTGGCAGGAACCGGATGCCGGAATTTGGGAGCTCAACAACGAGAAGTGGGCGCATTCGCGGCTGATCTGCGCCGCAGGGTTGCGTAGCATAGCGATCCACGCCCCGGCGGCCCAAGGCGGGGGGTGGACGTCGCTGGCAGACGCCATCGTGGCCGACACAGCTAGGGATTCTTTGCACCTCAGCGGACGGTGGCAGCGAAGCCCCACCGATGACCGGGTGGATGCATCCTTGCTCCTGCCCATTTTGCGTGGCGCAATCCCGGCGACCGATCCCCGGTCCCTGGCGACGGTGGAGGCCGTCCGCGCGGATCTGGGACGTGAGGGGTATCTTTACCGTTTCAGCCAAGACGGGCGCCCGTTGGCGCAGGCGGAGGGGGCGTTCCTGCTGTGCGGCTTTGATATGGCCATGGCCCTTCACCAGCAAGGCCTTGAGGTCCAGGCGATGCACTGGTTTGAACGTAACCGTGCAGCGTGCGCAACCACGGGCTTGTTCACCGAAGAATACGATGTCGAACAGCGCCAGCTACGCGGTAATTTTCCGCAGGCATTCGTCCACGCCGCCATGCTGGAGGCCGCCAAACGCCTCGCCAAACCCTCTGTTCTGACGCACGAATCACCCTAA
- a CDS encoding bifunctional 2-methylcitrate synthase/citrate synthase encodes MSEEEVRKGLAGVVADYTAVSKVNPDSNSLLYRGYPVQELAAKVSFEEVALLLWTGELPTEAELTLFEAFERANRALDSRVKAAIDLLPLDCHPMDVGRTAVSVMGANDPLAKDSSPEAELEKAKSLFAQFPAVVAYDQRRRRALAVVPPRDDLNYSQNFLWMTFGEEAAPEVVNAFRVSMVLYAEHSFNASTFTARVITSTLSDLHSAVTGAIGALKGPLHGGANEAVMHTFDEIGIRKEESRLEAATRAKAWMEDALEKKKKVMGFGHRVYKNGDSRVPTMKAALDMMIEHFDRPEMLGLYDGLEQAMDEAKNIKPNLDYPAGPTYHLMGFDTDMFTPIFIASRITGWTAHIMEQRAANSLIRPLSAYNGVDERHLG; translated from the coding sequence GTGAGTGAAGAAGAAGTACGCAAGGGTCTTGCCGGGGTGGTGGCCGACTACACAGCCGTCTCCAAGGTCAATCCCGACTCGAATTCCCTGCTGTACCGCGGCTACCCTGTCCAGGAACTCGCCGCCAAGGTCTCCTTTGAGGAAGTCGCGTTGTTGCTGTGGACGGGCGAGCTTCCCACGGAGGCGGAACTAACACTGTTCGAGGCGTTCGAACGCGCCAACCGGGCGCTGGATTCCCGCGTGAAAGCTGCCATCGACCTGCTCCCTCTCGACTGCCACCCCATGGATGTGGGCCGGACTGCGGTCTCGGTCATGGGCGCCAACGATCCCCTGGCGAAGGACTCCTCCCCGGAGGCCGAGCTCGAGAAGGCAAAATCCCTTTTTGCGCAGTTCCCGGCGGTCGTCGCCTACGACCAGCGCCGCCGTCGTGCCTTGGCGGTAGTCCCGCCCCGGGACGACTTGAACTATTCACAGAACTTCCTGTGGATGACGTTTGGTGAGGAGGCTGCCCCCGAAGTAGTGAACGCGTTCCGCGTGTCCATGGTGCTGTACGCGGAGCACTCCTTCAACGCCTCAACGTTCACCGCCAGGGTCATCACCTCCACGCTGTCGGACCTGCACTCGGCCGTTACCGGCGCCATTGGCGCGCTGAAGGGCCCGCTGCATGGGGGTGCCAACGAGGCGGTCATGCACACCTTTGACGAGATTGGCATTCGCAAGGAGGAATCACGGCTGGAGGCCGCCACTCGCGCCAAGGCGTGGATGGAGGACGCCCTGGAAAAAAAGAAGAAGGTCATGGGGTTCGGCCACCGCGTGTACAAGAACGGTGATTCCCGTGTGCCCACCATGAAGGCTGCGCTGGATATGATGATCGAGCACTTTGACCGGCCGGAAATGTTGGGACTCTACGACGGTTTGGAGCAGGCCATGGACGAGGCCAAGAACATCAAGCCCAACCTCGACTATCCTGCCGGGCCCACATACCACCTGATGGGTTTTGACACCGACATGTTCACGCCCATCTTCATCGCCTCGCGCATCACAGGGTGGACCGCCCACATCATGGAACAACGCGCAGCCAACTCGCTGATCCGCCCCCTCAGCGCCTATAACGGAGTGGACGAACGTCACCTCGGATAG
- a CDS encoding GntR family transcriptional regulator: MRASERAYASLHSDIINWRLKPGTVLGEVELSERLGVSRTPIREALARLGAEGLTEPQSGRGTVVSEISLDHLDELFELRSALECRAAELAAKLCDPEIFLALHQKLTNAGELLTDNDPSRTDYYRLAGELDSAVDAAVGNHYLSQALKNLRIHLVRVRRLGKDNPARLRDAAREHASIALAIAHGNPVVASAATTVHLDNSLRHLLSTAR; encoded by the coding sequence ATGCGAGCCAGTGAACGCGCCTATGCGTCGTTGCATAGTGACATCATCAATTGGCGCCTCAAGCCCGGCACCGTACTGGGTGAGGTTGAACTCTCGGAACGGCTCGGCGTTTCCCGCACCCCCATCCGGGAGGCGCTTGCCAGGTTGGGTGCCGAGGGTCTGACGGAACCACAGAGTGGGCGCGGCACCGTGGTCAGCGAAATCTCCCTTGACCACCTCGATGAGCTTTTTGAGCTGCGTTCTGCCTTGGAATGCCGTGCAGCAGAACTCGCAGCCAAACTCTGCGATCCAGAGATCTTTTTGGCCCTGCACCAAAAACTCACGAACGCTGGTGAGCTCCTCACAGATAATGACCCCAGCCGCACCGACTATTACCGGCTGGCAGGCGAGTTGGACAGTGCAGTGGATGCCGCGGTTGGAAATCACTACCTGAGCCAGGCCCTGAAAAACCTGCGCATCCACCTGGTGCGAGTCCGGCGGCTGGGCAAGGACAATCCGGCCCGGCTTCGCGACGCCGCACGCGAACACGCGTCGATTGCCCTGGCGATTGCCCATGGAAACCCGGTCGTGGCCAGCGCAGCCACAACCGTCCACTTGGATAACAGCCTGCGCCACCTGCTGAGCACGGCACGCTAA
- a CDS encoding response regulator produces MIGPAPIRVLVVDDEPIALAAHADYVRRLDGFEVVAEAHGMGAALAAFNDPATSPIQLILLDMNLTDGHGLDLLRRIHGLGLVPDVVAITAVRDMQVVRSAIALGITAYLIKPFTFAAFREKLESYRAYHDVLADRTHTSQDAIDRALSALRPTGKLQLPKGMLPQTLGAVADWLRAQTMPASATEAAAGLAMSRVTARRYLDHLAETGSAVKAPRHGSPGRPELEFRWSRP; encoded by the coding sequence GTGATCGGCCCCGCACCAATCCGGGTGCTTGTGGTGGACGACGAGCCCATCGCCCTCGCCGCGCACGCCGACTACGTGCGGCGGCTGGACGGCTTTGAGGTGGTGGCCGAGGCCCACGGCATGGGCGCGGCGCTGGCTGCATTCAACGACCCGGCCACCTCCCCAATTCAGCTAATCCTGCTGGATATGAACCTGACCGACGGGCACGGGCTGGACCTGCTGCGGCGCATCCACGGGCTGGGGCTGGTTCCGGATGTCGTGGCCATCACGGCTGTGCGGGACATGCAGGTAGTGCGCTCGGCCATCGCACTGGGCATTACGGCGTACCTGATCAAGCCCTTCACCTTTGCCGCGTTTCGGGAAAAGCTCGAGAGCTACCGGGCCTACCACGACGTGTTGGCGGACCGTACACACACCTCGCAGGACGCCATCGACCGGGCACTTTCGGCACTGCGACCGACCGGAAAGCTGCAGTTGCCCAAGGGTATGCTGCCGCAGACGCTTGGCGCCGTGGCCGACTGGCTGCGAGCGCAGACGATGCCAGCATCCGCCACCGAAGCAGCGGCAGGGCTGGCCATGTCCAGAGTCACGGCCCGACGCTACCTGGACCACCTGGCGGAGACCGGCTCGGCTGTCAAGGCTCCCCGGCACGGCTCGCCAGGCCGGCCCGAATTGGAGTTTCGCTGGTCCCGACCGTGA